From the genome of Loxodonta africana isolate mLoxAfr1 chromosome 4, mLoxAfr1.hap2, whole genome shotgun sequence:
ATCTGGCAAGTCGACTAGTATTTCCAAAAGCATTTGATGACTTTTGAGGGAAGAAAGTGAAAAATTCAGCTCGATATGCTATTTATTACTCAGAATTTGATCTAATGGCATTGTTTTCTGATACCATTCCTTGCAGATCTTTCACCTCTGCTTTTCTCTTCTCCATTGAGGTTCAAGTGACAATTGGATTTGGAGGGAGAATGATGACAGAGGAATGCCCTCTGGCCATCACAGTTTTGATTCTCCAGAACATTGTAGGTTTAATCATCAATGCAGTTATGTTGGGCTGCATTTTCATGAAAACAGCTCAGGCTCACAGAAGGGCGGAGACTTTGATTTTCAGCCGCCATGCTGTGATTGCCGTCCGAAATGGCAAGCTGTGCTTCATGTTCCGAGTGGGTGACCTAAGGAAAAGCATGATCATTAGCGCCTCAGTACGCATCCAGGTGGTCAGGAAAACAACCACACCTGAAGGGGAGGTGGTGCCCATTCACCAACTGGACATTCCTGTCGATAATCCTATTGAGAGTAATAACATTTTTCTGGTGGCCCCTTTGATCATCTCTCATGTGATTGACAAACGTAGCCCCCTGTATGATATCTCAGCAACTGACCTCGTCAACCAAGACCTGGAGGTCATAGTCATTCTGGAAGGAGTGGTCGAAACTACTGGCATTACAACACAAGCACGAACCTCCTACATCGCTGAGGAAATCCAATGGGGCCACCGCTTTGTGTCTATTGTGACCGAGGAGGAAGGTGTGTATTCTGTGGATTACTCCAAATTTGGCAACACTGTCAAAGTAGCTGCTCCACGGTGTAGTGCCCGAGAGCTGGATGAGAAGCCTTCCATCCTTATTCAGACCCTCCAGAAGAGTGAGCTGTCCCATCAAAATTCTCTGAGGAAGCGCAATTCCATGCGAAGGAACAATTCCATGAGAAGGAACAACTCCATCCGAAGGAACAACTCTTCCCTCATTGTACCAAAAGTGCAATTTATGACTCCAGAGGGAAATCAGAACACGTCGGAATCATGACAGCAAGACAAACCCGAGACAGCCTTTTATTGAATTTTGAAGGCTCATTTCGGGCACTCTCAGACTGAACCAGAGCTGAAACAAAAATTTGTGTTTCTACATTTTAATGCACTAAATAATATTCATATTCAGAGAACAGGActttttatatcaataaacaatTACACTAAAGGTGAAGGAATCATGCCTCGTATATATAGTATTTGCAGTGGTATGCTTACATTACATATAGGataatatatttctcttttatcTCAATTAGAAACATAAGAATTACAATAATATTAATAGAAAAGTTGGCAAAGTAATGATTTTGTTTGAAATGTTTAATTGAACCACAGATCTCTGTGTTCTATTGTTCACTCTGGAAATGCAAgtagaataggagaaaaaaaacaaaatcatgttATTAACACCTTTGGTATATCAACCAGTATGCTGCCTTCTCCTTCCTCCATGGTCCTGCACCTAAGAGAGCTATGTGGTAAGAAGCAAGACGCAAAAACTGCTTAGTGCTACCTGCTTCTGAGCAGAATCTGTTCATTCACTTAGCCCTTTATAACGACCCCCCAGAGGTTTCCTGGTCCTCCTCATGGCAGCCATGTGGGCAGAATTGGGCAAGGAGTCTTTGGAGACTGAACAGGGCTTGGAGAGAAGGTAAGAACTTTCTAGCCTTACTTAGGACTGGATTTCCAAAAGTGACAATAACTTCCTCCAGCTTTGCGCTTCTTAAGAGTTTCCATGGGGAATTACTGTAttgaatattttattaaaatattttatttgtattcaCTGTAGTTCTGTGATTTCTCTTTCACAAAATCAACTCTAGCTAAAGatcaagaaaaacatttttagagGCATGTGGAAGACATGACTCACAACTCAAAGCgataacacacaagcctccgagATCCCTCTCTCTGAGCTCTGTTGCTCCAAGAGAACtacagtttttgttgttttgatgtAACATTATTCCAGGTTTTAAACTGCCCTCTTGGCTTTTCTGTGGGAGCCTGATGGATCATGAACATCCTGTaacattttttcctttgaatttcCCATCTCCCATCCTAAAAACCACATTTCCTCCCTCAGTAACATCTGATTTGGGGCCTGGCATATATAGgtttaggtccctgggtagctcaaatggtttgcacttagctactaacctaaaagttggtggctcaaacccacccagccgcattgcagaagaaagacctagtgatctgcgtctgtaaagattacagcccaaaactgctatggagtagctctactctgcaacctacggggttgccatgagttggaatcaatggcaatggatttttttttttttttttttggtctttttggccttttaaaaatagatttagcATTATCTCAATTGTTAAGATGAGATTTTTTTAGCAAATCTTGATTTCATCATCcttaccaaacaaaaccaaacccattgccatcaagtcaattctgactcacagcaacccaataggacagagaactgccgcataggtttttcaaggagagactggtggattaaaaaaaaaaattttttttattcaaggAGAGAtggcgtcttagttatctagtgctgctaagacagaaataccgcaaatgggtgactttaacaaatagaaatttattttcttacagttttggagactagaagtccgaattcagggtgctagctctaggggacGGCTTTCCCTCTGTGcctgctctgggagaaggtccttgtctcttcagcttctgttccttggctccttggtgatcttcccgTGTTGTGTCAACTGTCTTCTGCCATCTCTACTTGCTTACTTGCTTGTTtaaatcttttatatctcaaaagagattgatttaagacacatcctacgcTAATACTttcattaacagaacaaaacccattcccaaatgggattataaccacaggtattagGATCAACAAtacctattttggggggacaaaatacAATTCATAACAGGGGGAGACTTAGAAGTAGTGAACTATGGTTTTATTCTCACATTTCACATAGCTGAACTTCAGGAAGCTGAGTTCTTGGAAAGTCttttacatagattttttttttttttaattttcatttcagttgtgaGCATTGAAATAGGCAGGTGATCATGAGTATGTCCAAATCTTACCTTAAACAAAAGACTCGTGATTCTAACCAGATGGATGGGAATTGTTTATCAGGTTACTGAGAGATGGTTATTGCTGAGAAAGTTCTAACCACTCCTTTTTCAACTCCATATTCATACATCAAGCAGGTACTTGCGGCTCCACTGGGATGTATAATAAGCATTTGAAATGTATCTAAAACCAAATACTTCATTTCCACTCACAAAACCTGTTTCTCTCCTCCCCTGAAGTCTTTCTTCTAATCACTAAGTCAAAACCTAGGAGTCATAATTGACACCCATCTTTCTCTGCTCTTTGATTCCATCCATCAGAAAAATCTGCTAGCTCTGCCTTCAATATATGTTCCAATTCTCTCCAACTCCGTCACTATCTCCATAGTCCACACAGGACTGCTCATCACCAAGTACACATGGATGCAGCGATACCAGTCAGAATATGGAACCACTTCTGTATAGGTTGGCAAAGAAAAATCTTTCTTAAGGAAACTTACACAAGAGTGAGCATGGAGGCGGATAACAGCTTTCGAAGTAGTTCTGACACAGATGATGGTATCCTTGCCCCCATAGCAGTCAAGCAGATCCAGAAGGCAGCTGGCACAGCAGCAATGGGAACATATGCAGTGCCTGCCGGCAGCTAACTAGCAGCCTACCCTTTGTGAAGATGGAATAGGTTATGGAGCAGGCAATGTTGATGGGACATAGTGAGGGTGAGATGCAGGATTTTTGAGTCCAGGTGATACAAAAAGCCCTGGCACCCAAAGGAAAAGCTAGCTATAAAGCATGGGCAGGTCCCCCAGCCACCTTCCAGCTGCAATAAAGTGCTGGGTGCCAAGAACCTAATAGCCACTAATTTAATAGGGAAGTTAATGGAAGAGTTCAATGGAGTTTCCTATGTCAAGTTATGGctcagataaaaccaaaaaaaacccaaacccgttgccatcgagtcgattccgattcgtaGGGATcctacagaacaaaacagaaatgccccatagggtttccaaggagaagctggtagattcgaactggtgaccttttggttaacagctgagtcaAGCTCTTAATCCCTGAGACAGGGACATAATTTAGCTAGTGGCAACCACATCAAACAAAAGCTTACATCAACAGTTTCTAAAAATTAGCAAACATTTTAGAGATTATTAAAATTAtataagctttttaaaaatttttctattgtgatttaagagaaagtttacaaatcaagtcagtcgctcatacaaaaatttgtacacacctggctatatactcctagttgctctccccaaaaagagacagcacactctttccctccactctttatttttctgtccattcggccagcttgtgACCCCCCCTGCCCTCTAATcgctcctccagacaggagctccccacatagtatcatgtgtctacttgacccaggAAAGTCACCCTTCACCATTATCTTTTTCTATCggatagtccagtccaatccctgtctcaagagttggctttgagaatggttcctgtcttggactaacagaaggtctggggaccacgaccaccggggtccttctagtctcattcagaccattaagtctggtctttttatgagaatttgaggtctgcatcccactgctttcctgctcccgcaggggttctctgttgtgttcccggtcagggcagtcatcggttgtagctgggcaccatctagttcttctggtctcaggctgatgtagtttctggtttatgaggccctttatgtctcttgggttcataattaccttgtgtcttcggtatttttcattctcctttgcttcaggtgggttgagaacaattgatgcatcttagatggctgcttgaaagcatttaagaccccagacgccactcttcaaagtgggatgaggatgttttcttaatagattttattatgcaaactGATCTAGATGTCacttgaaaccatggtctccaaatccCACTCCTGctttgctggcctttgaagcattcagtttactcaggaaacttctttgcttttggtttagcccaattgtgctgacctctcctatattgtgtgctgtcttacccttcacctaaaatagttcttatctactatctagttagtgaaaacccctctccctccctccttaccCCAACTCATACCATcgaagaatatttccttctctgtttaaaccatttctcgagttcttataatagtggtcttatacaatatttgtccttttgcaactgactaatttcactcagcataatgccttccagattcctgcatgttatgaaaatgtttcacggattcatcattgttctttatcgatgcgtagtattccattgtgcgaatataccgtaatttatttatccattcatctgttgatgggcaccttggttgcttccatctttttactattgtaaacagtgttgcaatgaacataggtgtgtatatatccgttcgtgtaaagactcttatttagctaggagtaggattgctggaagatacggtagttctatttctagttttttaaggatgcgccaaatcgatttccaaagtggttgtaccattttacattcccacctgcagtgtataagtgttccagtctctccacaacctctccaacatttactattttgtatttttttggattaatgccagccttgttgcagtgagatggaatatcattgtagatttgatttgcgtttctctaatggccaatgtttgtgagcatttcctcatgtatctgttagctacctgaatgtcttctttagtgaagtgcctgttcatatcttttgcccattttttaattgggttatttgtctttttgtagttgagtttttgcagtatcatgtagatttcagagatcaggcactgatcggaaatgtcatagctaaaaacttttccctagtctgtaggtaatcattttactcttttggtgaagtctttggatgagcatgggtgtttgatttttaggagctctcagtcatctagtttctcttctgcattgctaGTAGTGTTtcgtacactgtttatgccatgtattagggctcctagcattgtccctattttttcttccatgatctttatcattttagattttatatttaggtctttgatccattttgagttagtttttgtgcatggtgtgaggtatgggccttgtttcatttttttgccgatgtatatccagttatgccatccCCGTTTGTtacagagactgtcttttccccatttacctggcctttgtcaaatatcagctgctcatatgtggatggatttatgtctggattctcaattctgttccattggtctatgtatctgtttttgcaccagtaccaggctgttctgactactgtggcagtataataggttctaaaatcaggtagagtgaggcctcccactttgttcttctttttcagtaatgctttacttatctggggcctctttcccttccatgtgaagtcggtgctttgtttctccatctcattaaaaaatgtcattggaatttggatcagaattacatttacattgtatctatagatggcttttactagaacagatatttttacagtgttaagtcttcttatccataagcaaggtatgtttttgcattTACATTGGTccctttcggtttcttgcagtagtgtcttgtagttttctttgtataggtcttttacatgtctggtaagatttatttctaagtattttatcttcttgtgggctactgcaaatggtattgatttggtgatttcctctgcgatgttctttttattggtgtagaggaatctaactgatttttgtatgtttattttctatgctcatactctgctgaactcttctactagtttcagtattcttgaggattctttagggttttctgtgtataagattgtatcatctgcaagtagagatacttttacttcttccttaccaatctgaatgccctttatttccttatctagcttaattgctctggctaggacctccagtacaacaatgaataagagcggtgataaagggcatccttgtctggttcccgatctcaaggggaatgctttcagagtctctccatttaggatgatgttggctgttggctttgtataaatgccctttattatgttgaggaattttccttctatccctgttttgctgagagtttttgtcatgaatgggtgttgaactttgtcaaatgccttttctgcatcaattgataagatcatgtggttcttgttttttgttttatttatatgatggattacattaatagtttttctaatgttgaaccatccctgcatacctggtatgaatcccacttggtaatgtgagttatttttttgacatgtcgttgaattctattggctaggattttgttgaggatttttgcgtctaagttcatgagggatataggtctgtaattttttgtgtgtgtgtgtgtggtgtctttacgtggttttgatatcagagatatgctggcttcatagaatgagtttgggagtattccgtccttttctatgctgtgaaatacctttagtagtagtggtgttaactcttctctgaaagtttggtagaactctgtagtgaagctgtctgggccagggcatttttttggttgggagtttttaattaccttttcaatcttttcttttgttataggtttatttagttgttctacctctgtttgtgttagtttagtaggtagtgtgtttctagaaattcatccatttcttctaggttttcaaatttgttagggtacacttttttgtagtaatctgatatgattcttttcatttcagttgggtctcttgtaatatcgcccatctcatttcttattcaggttatttgcttcctctcctgtttttcttttgtcagtttggtcaatgatttatcaattttgttaattttttcaaagaaccagcttttggtcttgttaactctttcaatggtttttcctttctctatttcatttaattctgctataatttttattatttgctttcttctggtgcctgagggtttcttttgttgctctctttctatttgttcaagttgtatggatatttcttttattttggccctttcttctttttggaggtgtgcatttattgaaataaattgagcactgctttcactgtgtcccagaggttctgataggaagtgttttcattctcattggattctatgaattcctttattccatccttcatgtcttctagaACCCAGTCATTTTTCAGCAGGGTAATGTTtagcttccaagtgtttgatttcttttccctgctttttctgttattgatttctacttttatggtctaaTGGttagagaatatgctttgtaatatttcaatgttttgaattctgctaaggcttgctttatgacctaatgtgtgtggtccattctagagaatgttccatgtgcattggaaaagaaagtatttttggctgctgttggatggagtgttctgtatatgtctatgaggtcaagttggttgattgtggcagttagatcttctatgtctttacTGAACTTTTTTccagatattctgtccttcaccaaaagtggtgtgctgaagtctcctactgtaattgtggagctatctcacttttcaatggtgttagagtttgtttcttGTATcctacagccctgtcattgggtgcataaatatttaatatggttatatcctcctggtatattgtccctttaatcattatatagtgtccttccttatcctttgtggtggatttaactttaaagtctattttgtcagaaattgatattgccacttctggtcttttttgattgttgcttgcttgataattttttttccatcttttgagttttagtttgtgtctctaagtctaaggtaggtctcttgtaggcagtatgtaGATGgatcgtggttttttttttttatccattctgccactttctgtctctttattagtgcatttagtccatttacatgccacataattacggataggtatgaatttagtgctgtcattttgatgtcttttttgtgtgtattgtcgacagtttctttttcctgcttaattttttgtgctgagtagtttatctttatatattggcttttcctcttatttgttgttggttttgtttctgctgagtctctatttttttcttttcttgtattttattttgatgagtggaattgttagtctcctttgtgattaccttaatttttacccaaatttttctaagtttaaaactaatgtttatttctttatatcgccttgtcttcctctccatatgaatatctaggactacatttcttagtccttctttattgttttaatgttgtcttcttttacctaatgacattgctgtttccctgtttttaatcttgatttaattttgtgatttccctatatgggtTCAcacctgattgctctgtccagtgttctagtcttgggttgatatctgatattattgattttctagccagagaactctctttagtatttcttgtagttttgttttggtttttacaaattccccaaacttttgtttatctggaaatgccctaattttgcctgtcatatttgacagacagtttgctggatgtatgattcttagctggcatttttttttcttctatgctttaaataagtcatcccattgccttcttgcctgaatggtttctgctgagtagtctgagtttattcttattgactctcatttgtaggtgacttttcatttaaccctagctgctcttaaaattctctctttatctttggttttggtaagtttgattataatatgtcttggtgactttcttttaatatctaccttatgtggaattcgatgacaGATAgatatcttggatagataccttcttatctttcatgatgtcagggaagttttctgccaacaaatcttcaatagttctctctgtattttttgttatccctccctgttctcatactccaatcactagtaggttatttctcttgatagagtcccacatgattcttagatttcttcattttttaaaaattcttttatctggttttccttcaaatatgttagtgccaagtgctttatcttcagtctcaccaattctgccttccacttgctcaattctgctcctctctctttttattgacttgtctacttctgtaattttattgttaattttctgaatttctgattgctgtttatggattcttgcagcttattaaatttttcattatgttcttgaataacctttttagtttcttcaacttTTTTATCTGTTGTTCCTGGGCttattctgtgtattgcctgatctgcttcctgatctcattcctgatgtcttgaaaatctgtatattaatctttcgtgttctgcatctggtaattccaggaagcgaccttcatccagaagatctcttgattcttttttttgagagcttgttgaagtgatcatggtttgcttctttatgtgatttgatattgactgttgtctctgagccatctgtaagttattgtattagtttattttgtttgcttactatatcctactttcttgctttgttttgttttgatatgcccatataggttgcttgagtgagctagcttgattattttcacctttgaagctctaatgtcctgtcaccaggtggctacagctgttatcaggtatatcagccaaggagtccattcacttttcttgtatggatttagctcaggtgtccaggtagttggtcatcaagtgtgtggtataggctctgtcatacagtcttagaggggcagggatgattggtataggtaccagTTTGTTgttgcaacagggggtcacactccaaacaaggcaggggctgagaattgtccctcAAGTGTCTGTGAGGGAAGTGTGCCACTGTTCCCTACAGTGCATAGGTGAGTCGGTTCTACagatggatcatgggcacccaatgcttttggttgtcaGGGCtgagaggtaccacttatcctgggacccctgtcacaggtggctgggtgatgtgagaggagccaccagtccttaggccctgatatgggtagttgaggaccctgtttaataagcaaagcagcatcaaacatcaaacacccacctctccaccacacagctgaaacagttgcagtctgccaacaagggcctactctcctgaaataggcccacacaggtccatgcaggggggaaaggtattcaaagtccatggaccgtttatgcctggacaggagctgcttctgtcctgagttccccaggtTAGTGAAGCTgggagattatcttttcccccagttgtgaatttattccttccccaaggccaggagaatagctCAGAACACTCAGCAGGacatatctcaggcccagagaaatcgacagccactgaaaccagcttggaggctgggggtgtggtaaaatatacacaagtgcttaacttttgccTAGAgtaccgttcttctctggttccggaggtgtgagtaggatgtgtggctggctgtttctcccagatgaaactgtggccgaatgctaccaccagcccactgcagtcattcctgggaatggtgcccgaGGGTTCCCagagattcaggtctggcaactcctctccgcttctgaaccatctctccctccacctgcctctcagttggttttctaactttgtctttgatgttcagggctcctagcttgtcataaatataatagtttcacttgttttttcaggtctttgttgtaaaagggatcaccggaagcatctgactactctcccatcttggccctgcctcctatgATGAGCTGTTTTTGCTAAAATATATTTCACTGAGTAAGTAGTTTCAggaattttatatgtatatatatatgataaccattgctgttgagttgattctgatgatagtgaccctacgagacggagtagaactgccccatatggtttccaaggagcagctggtggattccaactgcttaccttttgtttagcagctgagctcttaagcactgtgccattgGGGCTACAGGAATTATATAGtttatttagaaaattatttatatacatatgcacatatgtatatatatatacatataatttttttactTATATATTGAATTTAAGGATTATTTTCTGTTAAAATTCACCCTAGTCTATGCTTCCACCATAGTCTTCACACAGCAGCCATGATATCCTTTTAAACCGTAAAACAGATTACATCATGCCTCTGCCCCAAGCCTTCTTACGGAATTCCATTTTTCTCAAAATGAAAACCTAAGTCCTTAACAAGATCCGTAAGATGTTACATTCATTGTCCCTCATCCCCTGAAACATTCCCACTTTATACCACATTGACCTGGGTGTTCTTTGAAATGACACAGATACTCCTGCATCATGGATTTGCTTCTGTCCAGAGCATTTTCCCCAGAAAGCCTTATGAGTCTCTCTTGTCATTATTTAGGTCTCTGCTTAGATACCCTCTCATGAGATAGtacggtatagtggttaagaaaatAGACTCTGCAGCCAGGCTGCTTGGGTTTAACTTCTTTGTACCTCAGTCTCcccatatataaaattatatacaaaatTAGTTTCCCCGTATATAAAATGAtgatagtacctacttcataagtttgttgtgaagattaaatgagttaatgtatatAAAGAACTTAGAAGAGCTGAATTATTTTTCTCAGGACAAAAGCTTGCAATAAATGACTGCCTTGAAATAAGTTGGATTCTTAGTAATGACTAATTCACTGCATTAAATTTGTTCTCTAAGACAGAGATTAAAGGCCATTGCAGCAAGAGACTGATTCTTCAAAATCTCATCAGCAGAGACCTTATATCTGCCCACTCCCTATTGCTTTTCATGATTCTTTGACATCTGCCACTTGCTTTTCTCCAAATAATGAGCTGTCATGTGTAAAGGCAAGCATATTGAATACAGAGGTTTCTGGTTTCATATGTCAACCaactatttattcattcagcatatATATTGAATATCTACCATGTCTGAACGTTGACCATCTGGCAAAAATAACTAAGTGCATTTCTtttctctaaaccaaaaccctgttcccatcgagtcaattcctactcatagcaaccctataggacagagtagaact
Proteins encoded in this window:
- the KCNJ8 gene encoding ATP-sensitive inward rectifier potassium channel 8, which gives rise to MLARKSIIPEEYVLARIAAENLRKPRIRDRLPKARFIAKSGACNLAHKNIREQGRFLQDIFTTLVDLKWRHTLVIFTMSFLCSWLLFAIMWWLVAFAHGDIYAYMEKSGMEKSGLESTVCVTNVRSFTSAFLFSIEVQVTIGFGGRMMTEECPLAITVLILQNIVGLIINAVMLGCIFMKTAQAHRRAETLIFSRHAVIAVRNGKLCFMFRVGDLRKSMIISASVRIQVVRKTTTPEGEVVPIHQLDIPVDNPIESNNIFLVAPLIISHVIDKRSPLYDISATDLVNQDLEVIVILEGVVETTGITTQARTSYIAEEIQWGHRFVSIVTEEEGVYSVDYSKFGNTVKVAAPRCSARELDEKPSILIQTLQKSELSHQNSLRKRNSMRRNNSMRRNNSIRRNNSSLIVPKVQFMTPEGNQNTSES